A stretch of the Pleurodeles waltl isolate 20211129_DDA chromosome 2_1, aPleWal1.hap1.20221129, whole genome shotgun sequence genome encodes the following:
- the HMGB3 gene encoding high mobility group protein B3, with protein MAKGDPKKPKGKMSAYAYFVQTCRDEHKKKSPEIPVNFSEFSKKCSERWKTMSGKEKSKFDDLAKADKVRYDREMKDFGPTKGGKKKKDPNAPKRPPSGFFLFCSDFRPKIKSTNPGISIGDIAKKLGEMWNNLSDGEKQPYNIKAGKLKEKYEKDVADYKSKGKFDGAKVAAKPVARKKVEEDDDEDEDEEDEDEEEEEDDE; from the exons ATGGCAAAAGGAGACCCCAAGAAGCCCAAAGGCAAGATGTCTGCTTATGCCTACTTTGTGCAAACATGTCGCGACGAGCACAAAAAGAAAAGCCCCGAAATTCCAGTTAACTTCTCGGAGTTCTCCAAGAAGTGTTCTGAACGGTGGAAG ACCATGTCCGGCAAAGAGAAATCAAAGTTTGATGATTTGGCCAAAGCTGACAAAGTACGATATGACCGGGAAATGAAAGACTTTGGACCAACCAAGGGGGGCAAGAAAAAGAAGGATCCCAATGCTCCCAAAAGGCCTCC CTCTGGCTTCTTCCTGTTCTGCTCCGATTTCCGCCCTAAGATTAAATCTACGAATCCTGGTATTTCCATTGGTGATATCGCAAAAAAATTGGGCGAAATGTGGAATAATCTCAGTGACGGTGAAAAACAACCTTACAACATAAAGGCAGGAAAGCTGAAGGAGAAATATGAAAAG gatgttGCAGACTACAAGTCCAAAGGCAAATTTGATGGTGCCAAGGTAGCTGCAAAGCCTGTTGCCCGGAAGAAGGTTGAGGAGGATGACGACGAGGATGAAGACGAAGAAGatgaggacgaggaagaggaggaggatgatgaatgA